One Vicugna pacos chromosome 12, VicPac4, whole genome shotgun sequence genomic window carries:
- the BIK gene encoding bcl-2-interacting killer gives MSQARPVSRNLFFLYTFLQNHGPGSLHEQVVGVPGVTVTDVLEFDPEISPDRDSLHELAAQLASTADDMELRFVLCQFAELPWMVIYSLFFTYNQTGLRDVYRSFMYALTNLRENRRFRNFLAGRGRVFPGPWREMVLSLLLGVLLSCGCRLVH, from the exons ATGTCTCAAGCAAGACCTGTCTCTAGGAACCTCTTTTTTTTGTACACCTTCCTGCAAAATCATGGCCCTGGCTCCCTGCACGAGCAAGTTGTGGGGGTTCCCGGCGTGACGGTGACCGATGTCTTGGAGTTCGATCCTGAGATCTCCCCTGACCG TGACAGCCTCCACGAGTTGGCCGCGCAGCTAGCCTCCACTGCCGATGACATGGAGCTGAGGTTCGTGCTATGCCAGTTTGCTGAGCTGCCTTGGATGGTCATATACAG CTTGTTTTTCACCTACAACCAGACAGGCCTGAGAGATGTTTATAGAAGTTTTATGTATGCTCTCACTAACCTTAGGGAGAACAGAAGGTTCCGGAACTTCCTGGCCGGCAGGGGCAGG GTATTCCCCGGCCCGTGGCGCGAGATGGTGCTGTCCCTGCTGCTGGGGGTGCTGCTCAGCTGTGGGTGCCGCCTCGTCCACTGA